In a single window of the Zea mays cultivar B73 chromosome 5, Zm-B73-REFERENCE-NAM-5.0, whole genome shotgun sequence genome:
- the LOC103628008 gene encoding serine/threonine-protein kinase RUNKEL has protein sequence MNQYILSLSDDKQLVPELISLIEQGTDVLRVKALLFVALLCKNSRRWLPHFFCNAKLISAVDRLGKEKEGFIHHCTEAFVQLVASLVPGILDTVSSDIQQVMVGKRHGPVTALAGRAHPKSTIHLFPLILHLLGSASFKHRVVTGHVLLQLANLIKILEAPFQVLFKNLTVDIKDVKPTSLLKDRLREVEGNPKLGSLGPQLQYSKIMDLALDKANREIIHRQGSSSLTSATWSW, from the exons ATGAACCAGTATATTCTTTCATTATCAGATGACAAACAATTGGTCCCCGAGCTCATTTCTCTAATAGAACAGGGAACTGATGTTCTGCGTGTGAAGGCCCTTTTGTTTGTTGCTCTGCTTTGCAAGAATAGTCGAAGGTGGCTTCCTCATTTCTTTTGCAATGCAAAATTAATATCAGCTGTTGATAGACTGGGAAAGGAGAAGGAGGGTTTTATTCATCATTGTACAGAAGCATTTGTGCAGTTGGTTGCTTCCTTGGTCCCTGGTATTCTTGACACTGTCTCCAGCGATATACAGCAGGTTATGGTTGGCAAACGCCATGGACCTGTTACTGCTTTAGCTGGGCGAGCTCATCCAAAGAGCACAATTCATCTGTTCCCTCTTATTCTTCATCTTCTGGGAAGTGCATCCTTCAAGCATAGAGTTGTGACAGGCCATGTATTGCTTCAGTTGGCAAATCTTATTAAGATTTTGGAGGCACCATTTCAG GTGCTATTTAAGAACCTTACTGTTGACATAAAGGATGTGAAACCAACGTCCCTGCTCAAAGATCGTCTGCGTGAAGTCGAGGGAAATCCAAAGCTCGGCTCCCTTGGTCCACAACTGCAATATAGCAA AATTATGGATTTGGCTTTGGATAAGGCTAATAGGGAGATAATACATAGGCAAGGATCATCAAGTTTGACGTCGGCAACGTGGTCATGGTGA
- the LOC100277538 gene encoding uncharacterized protein LOC100277538, with protein MEPLEVAITIIFDALLLVFMVKLFFAMFQMKLVVILFYLVILLFAMAFSGRAPSSF; from the coding sequence ATGGAGCCTCTGGAGGTGGCCATAACGATCATATTCGACGCGCTGCTGCTGGTGTTCATGGTGAAGCTCTTCTTCGCCATGTTCCAGATGAAGCTCGTCGTCATCCTCTTCTACCTCGTCATCCTCCTCTTCGCCATGGCCTTCTCCGGCCGGGCGCCCAGCAGCTTCTAG
- the LOC103625969 gene encoding uncharacterized protein, with protein sequence MRVDIRIKDWRKVPTVVKSNLWEDVSKKFVMPRDETHTLNVKKVALKSMSHAWKDFKWKLNINYVKKDKTPFEDYPELKKEWWPDFVEWVTSDEYIALGEKGKQSQSMNKFRQKLGRRSYTVQKRKWAKEDAQALTEGKSIPFQDMPDGRHKDWARARNPSGDVNITESHPIIQKIVDLNEKSVAGTFTPLDNMDILATAIGSNHPGRTTGVSAYVGLGMGLAQGDGPRKKKRRRTKEYVKRIVDEYEAKFEKLTALCHSMERRLNNSESCSSSKFVDTPDHATHHSVDSLQEVMKCKLVVQIGPQSVVVARGQAYPPKDVVTVHGIERRDDHTKVQVDFVFDNFLEFPLPIPIAGGDMFTLGEAKNSFVLWPKSGIQLAEETTVHAKPQQVPHTSPQVLHHTPEKDKMPTPTMGTEDIDVTHSASNVSKKRKHKHRKHNKSKEKEQKTSQQKNIEDDGLDPLWTPPFHQRSPPPVPNNKQFVLGQPLVSSALLKRMGKQSQCFHKWYFAMTTPISRRQSATHFMVRYEEHDFLEKSGVYAVEFSDVFHIYNDLALDISLHRSWML encoded by the exons ATGCGTGTTGATATTAGGATAAAGGATTGGCGAAAAGTGCCTACAGTGGTAAAATCAAACCTATGGGAGGATGTTTCAAAGAAATTTGTCATGCCAAGGGATGAAACCCATACCCTCAATGTTAAGAAGGTCGCTTTGAAATCTATGA GCCATGCATGGAAGGATTTCAAGTGGAAACTAAATATAAATTATGTCAAGAAGGACAAAACTCCATTTGAGGACTATCCAGAACTCAAGAAAGAGTGGTGGCCAGACTTTGTGGAGTGGGTTACCTCTGATGAGTATATTGCTCTAGGAGAAAAGGGCAAGCAAAGCCAAAGCATGAATAAGTTCCGACAAAAACTAGGTCGGCGAAGCTATACTGTACAAAAGAGAAAATGGGCAAAGGAAGATGCACAAGCATTAACCGAGGGTAAATCTATTCCATTTCAAGACATGCCAGATGGTCGTCATAAGGATTGGGCAAGGGCGAGGAATCCTTCTGGCGATGTGAACATAACAGAGTCGCATCCAATCATACAGAAAATT GTAGATCTAAATGAAAAGTCAGTAGCTGGTACCTTTACACCATTGGATAATATGGACATACTAGCAACAGCAATAGGGAGTAATCATCCAGGGAGGACAACAGGGGTGAGTGCTTATGTGGGTTTAGGGATGGGTCTTGCTCAAGGTGATGGCCCTCGTAAGAAGAAACGTAGAAGAACGAAAGAGTATGTCAAGAGGATTGTGGATGAGTACGAGGCCAAGTTTGAGAAACTGACAGCCCTGTGTCACAGTATGGAGCGTCGATTAAACAATTCTGAGAGTTGCTCATCTTCAAAATTTGTTGATACACCAGACCATGCAACACATCATTCAGTTGACTCATTACAA GAGGTGATGAAATGCAAGTTGGTGGTGCAGATAGGTCCGCAATCTGTTGTGGTCGCTAGAGGGCAGGCTTACCCTCCAAAGGATGTTGTAACCGTCCATGGGATTGAGCGGCGAGATGACCACACAAAAGTGCAGGTTGATTTTGTGTTTGACAACTTCTTGGAATTTCCACTCCCTATTCCTATCGCTGGTGGTGATATGTTCACTCTTGGCGAAGCCAAAAATTCATTTGTGTTATGGCCTAAGTCAGGCATACAACTAGCAGAG GAAACAACAGTTCATGCAAAGCCTCAACAAGTCCCACACACATCGCCTCAGGTACTCCATCACACACCTGAAAAGGATAAAATGCCAACACCAACAATGGGTACCGAGGATATAGATGTCACACATAGTGCCTCCAATGTTAGTAAGAAGAGGAAACATAAGCATAGAAAACATAACAAAAGCAAAGAGAAGGAGCAAAAAACTTCACAACAGAAAAACATAGAAGATGATGGTCTTGATCCCCTTTGGACTCCCCCCTTTCATCAACGatctccaccaccagttccaaaTAATAAACAATTTGTGCTAGGGCAGCCTTTAGTATCTAGTGCATTGCTTAAGAGGATGGGTAAACAGAGCCAGTGTTTCCACAAATGGTATTTTGCTATGACCACGCCAATATCTCGAAGGCAAAGTGCCACACACTTCATGGTACGATACGAAGAACATGATTTTCTTGAAAAATCTGGGGTCTATGCAGTAGAATTCAGTGATGTATTTCACATCTACAATGATCTTGCCCTTGACATATCCTTACATCGGAGTTGGATGCTGTGA
- the LOC109939426 gene encoding uncharacterized protein — MRKIDKYRGIVGFLDPEMIILKRINEEADEVEAYIVKALLAQQDKECIFVVCQEGYHWALLVIFPKWNTVYNIDSKGYQSPSCYSIKKLFDEAFGAYVDKKGRHNKNFGRTVIWKHFQAHIQPPGSMLCGQYVMYHMLSFADNLSLDRDRYPQGRAGFATCPLLPDEIANVRERLLDFFMNEVIDIGGSCRVEGASYN, encoded by the exons ATGAGGAAGATAGACAAATACAGAGGCATAGTTGGCTTTTTAGATCCAGAGATGATCATTTTAAAGAGAATCAATGAAGAGGCTGATGAAGTCGAAGCATACATTGTGAAAGCATTGCTTGCTCAGCAGGACAAGGAGTGCATATTTGTTGTTTGCCAGGAAGG TTACCATTGGGCCTTGTTAGTTATTTTCCCAAAATGGAATACAGTGTACAATATTGACTCCAAAGGTTACCAATCCCCTAGCTGCTATAGTATTAAGAAGCTATTCGACGA GGCTTTTGGTGCTTATGTCGACAAAAAAGGTCGCCATAACAAGAATTTTGGTCGCACAGTTATATGGAAACATTTTCAG GCACACATACAACCACCTGGCAGTATGCTTTGCGGACAATATGTGATGTACCACATGTTATCCTTTGCGGATAATCTTAGTTTGGACCGTGATCGATATCCTCAG GGTCGTGCTGGTTTTGCAACCTGTCCATTATTGCCTGATGAGATAGCAAATGTCCGAGAACGGTTGCTCGACTTCTTCATGAATGAGGTGATAGACATTGGTGGATCATGCAGGGTTGAGGGTGCTTCATATAACTAA
- the LOC100126971 gene encoding ethylene receptor1-25 → MDGCDCIEPLWPTDDLLVKYQYISDFFIALAYFSIPLELIYFVKKSSFFPYRWVLIQFGAFIVLCGATHLINLWTFTTHTKTVAMVMTIAKISTAVVSCATALMLVHIIPDLLSVKTRELFLKNKAEELDREMGLIRTQEETGRHVRMLTHEIRSTLDRHTILKTTLVELGRTLGLEECALWMPSRSGSSLQLSHTLRHQITVGSSVPMNLPVVNQVFSSNRAIIIPHTSSLARVRPLAGRYVPPEVAAVRVPLLHLSNFQINDWPELSAKSFAIMVLMLPSDSARKWHVHELELVEVVADQVAVALSHAAILEESMRARDLLMEQNVALDLARREAEMAIRARNDFLAVMNHEMRTPMNAIIALSSLLLETELTPEQRLMVETVLKSSNLLATLINDVLDLSKLEDGSLELEIKAFNLHAVFKEVMGFIKPIASIKRLSVSVMLAPDLPLCAIGDEKRLMQTILNISGNAVKFTKEGHITLVASIVKADSLREFRTPEFHPTASDEHFYLKVQVKDTGCGVSPQDLPHVFTKFAHPQSGGNRGFNGSGLGLAICKRFVSLMGGHIWIDSEGTGRGCTATFVIKLGVCDNTNTYQQQLVPLVWPSSADSNLSAPKVLPDGRGSVSLKSRYQRSV, encoded by the exons ATGGACGGATGCGATTGCATAGAGCCACTATGGCCTACCGATGATCTTCTCGTCAAGTATCAGTACATCTCAGACTTCTTCATAGCCCTTGCGTACTTCTCGATTCCATTGGAGCTCATATATTTTGTGAAGAAGTCGTCCTTCTTCCCATACAGATGGGTCCTGATCCAGTTTGGTGCGTTTATAGTTCTTTGTGGGGCAACCCATCTGATAAACCTGTGGACGTTCACCACACATACAAAGACCGTTGCGATGGTCATGACCATAGCGAAGATTTCTACAGCAGTCGTGTCCTGTGCAACTGCTTTGATGCTCGTTCATATCATTCCCGACTTGTTGAGCGTGAAAACTAGGGAGTTGTTCTTGAAGAATAAAGCTGAGGAGCTTGATAGAGAGATGGGACTTATAAGGACGCAAGAGGAGACTGGTAGACATGTTAGGATGCTTACACATGAAATCAGAAGTACTCTTGATAGACATACAATTTTGAAGACTACTCTCGTTGAGCTAGGAAGGACCTTGGGTCTGGAAGAATGTGCATTGTGGATGCCATCTCGAAGTGGCTCAAGCCTTCAGCTTTCTCATACTTTGCGCCACCAGATTACTGTTGGATCATCGGTGCCAATGAATCTTCCTGTCGTCAATCAAGTGTTCAGTAGCAACCGGGCAATCATAATACCCCACACATCTTCTTTGGCGCGGGTTCGACCTCTTGCAGGGCGATATGTTCCACCAGAAGTGGCCGCAGTCCGTGTACCTCTTCTACATCTTTCAAACTTTCAAATAAATGATTGGCCTGAGCTCTCAGCAAAAAGCTTTGCAATCATGGTTTTGATGCTTCCATCTGATAGTGCTAGAAAATGGCATGTGCATGAATTGGAGCTGGTTGAGGTCGTTGCTGATCAG GTAGCAGTTGCACTATCTCATGCAGCTATTCTCGAAGAGTCCATGCGGGCACGTGATTTACTAATGGAGCAGAATGTTGCCCTGGATTTAGCTCGAAGAGAGGCTGAGATGGCTATCCGTGCTCGCAATGATTTCCTAGCTGTTATGAATCACGAAATGAGAACACCCATGAATGCAATAATAGCCCTTTCCTCCTTGCTTTTGGAAACTGAGCTTACTCCTGAGCAGCGTCTAATGGTGGAAACAGTACTGAAAAGCAGCAATTTGTTAGCAACACTCATCAATGATGTTCTGGATCTTTCCAAACTCGAGGATGGAAGCCTTGAACTGGAGATTAAAGCATTCAATCTTCATGCTGTTTTCAAAGAA GTGATGGGTTTCATTAAACCAATTGCATCTATCAAGAGGCTATCTGTATCGGTTATGTTGGCACCAGATCTGCCGTTATGTGCAATTGGTGATGAAAAGAGACTCATGCAAACTATTCTGAACATCTCTGGCAATGCTGTAAAGTTTACCAAGGAGGGACACATCACGCTTGTAGCTTCCATTGTGAAGGCTGACTCTTTGAGAGAGTTCAGAACCCCAGAATTTCATCCAACTGCAAGTGATGAACATTTCTATTTGAAAGTTCAG GTAAAAGATACAGGCTGTGGAGTTAGTCCTCAGGATCTACCTCATGTATTCACAAAGTTTGCTCATCCTCAAAGTGGAGGAAACCGAGGGTTTAATGGTAGTGGTCTTGGCCTTGCCATATGCAAGAG GTTTGTTAGTCTTATGGGAGGGCACATCTGGATCGACAGCGAAGGAACCGGAAGAGGTTGCACCGCAACATTCGTCATCAAGCTCGGCGTGTGTGACAACACAAACACCTACCAGCAGCAGCTGGTTCCTCTAGTCTGGCCAAGCAGTGCAGACTCCAATTTGTCTGCTCCGAAAGTGCTGCCCGACGGGAGAGGATCTGTTTCCCTGAAATCTCGGTACCAAAGAAGCGTATGA
- the LOC100191788 gene encoding putative pinin_SDK_memA domain family protein: protein MAAATEKTAEDIRRELQELQRQHREITERLRDPRGLRRGAPGPGPGPGPPRPLRGFVRPHVGAEVADQAPQKRRLLSAVVKVDGAENNEEGTKDANGEGQEAGSGATEGSDRRTFNTGGFRRDGSLWMQRRVDYNSLPEPAPRELPRNEDPSLVRRNKRMLGQLLVGTLEKFQQEDKKLSNSEAFLRRSETQRKAEQKVREESERLRQQEREQIAEKRKRDMTLRARVAAKAEEKRLELLYIQWTEHHKRLSNFLRTKAEPPIYYMPTKPIIDDPAIVEQNKEKVFEEWKSMRRAELTRFQKQVEEQYLSNVERQLERIQNARNARKANGPGNMQEMDKELDTHRAEHGPKPRRVPEEGGNDDDEDAEDMAAEDELMDEVLGINDAINEDPSKPSEEATTEGQPATEEAQ, encoded by the exons ATGGCCGCCGCGACAGAGAAGACGGCTGAGGACATCCGCCGCGAGCTCCAGGAGCTCCAGCGCCAGCACCGCGAG ATCACCGAGCGCCTGCGCGACCCCCGTGGCCTTCGCCGCGGCGCCCCCGGCCCTGGTCCTGGACCTGGCCCCCCCCGCCCGCTCCGCGGCTTCGTGAGACCC CATGTGGGTGCGGAAGTGGCGGATCAGGCTCCGCAGAAGCGTCGGCTGCTATCGGCCGTAGTTAAG GTTGATGGCGCTGAAAATAATGAAGAAGGCACAAAGGATGCCAATGGGGAGGGGCAAGAGGCGGGTTCAGGTGCCACTGAAGGCAGTGACAGGAGGACTTTCAACACTGGCGGGTTCAGAAGGGACGGGAGCCTGTGGATGCAGAGGAGGGTG GACTATAATTCGCTGCcagagccagctccaagggagctTCCCAGGAATGAGGACCCGAGTTTGGTGAGAAGGAATAAGAGGATGCTGGGGCAGCTTCTTGTCGGTACATTAGAG AAATTTCAACAAGAGGATAAAAAGCTATCCAACTCTGAGGCTTTTCTGCGCAGATCAGAGACTCAGCGAAAG GCTGAGCAAAAGGTTCGTGAAGAAAGTGAAAGGCTGCGACAGCAGGAACGTGAGCAAATTGCAGAGAAGCGTAAGCGTGATATG ACGCTCCGCGCTCGTGTAGCTGCTAAGGCAGAAGAAAAGAGGTTGGAGCTGTTGTACATTCAGTGGACTGAGCATCATAAAAGGCTGTCCAATTTCTTAAG GACAAAAGCTGAGCCACCTATTTATTACATGCCAACTAAACCAATTATTGATGATCCAGCCATTGTTGAGCAGAACAAGGAAAAG GTATTCGAAGAATGGAAATCTATGCGCAGGGCTGAGCTGACTCGGTTTCAAAAGCAAGTTGAGGAGCAATATCTCTCAAATGTGGAGAGGCAATTGGAGAGGATCCAGAATGCCCGGAACGCTCGGAAGGCGAATGGGCCTGGTAACatgcaagaaatggacaaggagcTGGACACCCACAGGGCGGAGCATGGTCCAAAGCCTCGGCGAGTTCCCGAGGAGGGCGGCAATGATGATGACGAAGATGCAGAGGACATGGCTGCGGAAGACGAGCTGATGGATGAAGTTTTGGGCATCAACGATGCAATCAATGAGGACCCATCCAAGCCGTCCGAAGAAGCTACTACTGAAGGTCAGCCAGCAACCGAGGAAGCACAATAG
- the LOC103625967 gene encoding pentatricopeptide repeat-containing protein At2g13600 has product MRAVRTRRPRPPRPSPELAKAPISPTTRSKPEEDPSPLTLPIKAFKLRLANGPPLAPTAKDFKTYSETCASLLRLCRAMSATSTTMPSYAPSSGCLPLVLSLHAHALRSGLATDRSVASNLLTAYAAFARAGDRDQAFRDCVAADAASSFTYDFMVSEHVKAGDIASARRLFYGMPEKSVVSYTTMVDALMKRGSVRDAVELYERCPLHSVAFFTAMISGFVRNELHKDAFTVFRKMLTCSVRPNVVTLICVIKACVGAGEFDLAMGVVGLAVKCNLFEKSIEVHNSLITLYLRMGDAAAARRVFDDMEVRDVVSWTALLDVYADLGDLDGARRVLDAMPARNEVSWGTLIARHEQKGDTAEALKLYSQMLADGCRPNISCFSSVLSACATLQDLRGGTRIHANALKMGSSTNLFVSSSLIDMYCKCKQCTYAQRVFNSLPEKNTVCWNSLISGYSWNGKMVEAEGLFNKMPARNSVSWNTMISGYAENRRFGDALNYFYAMLASGHIPGEITLSSVLLACANLCSLEMGRMVHAEIVKLGIEDNIFMGTALCDMYAKSGDLDSSRRVFYQMPEKNNITWTAMVQGLAENGFAEESISLFEDMIENGIAPNEHTFLAILFACSHCGLVEQAIHYFETMQAHGIPPKSKHYTCMVDVLARAGCLPEAEELLMKVSSELDTSSWSSLLSACSTYRNKEIGERAAKKLHELEKDNTAGYVLLSNMYASCGKWKDAAETRILMQGASLKKDAGCSWLQLRGQYHAFFSWKEKHPLSLEIYEILDLLMLELTT; this is encoded by the coding sequence ATGAGAGCGGTCCGCACGAGGCGGCCACGGCCGCCACGGCCATCGCCGGAGCTGGCAAAGGCGCCGATTTCGCCGACAACAAGGAGTAAACCGGAGGAAGACCCTTCTCCCTTAACCCTCCCGATAAAGGCGTTCAAGCTCCGCCTGGCTAACGGTCCACCGCTGGCGCCCACGGCGAAGGACTTCAAGACGTACTCTGAGACCTGTGCCTCTCTCCTCCGCCTCTGCCGCGCTATGAGCGCCACCTCCACCACCATGCCCTCTTACGCGCCCTCCTCCGGTTGCCTACCGCTTGTACTCTCCCTACACGCGCATGCCCTCCGCTCTGGACTCGCCACCGACCGCTCCGTCGCATCGAACCTCCTCACAGCCTACGCTGCCTTCGCGCGCGCCGGAGACCGTGACCAGGCCTTCCGAGACTGCGTTGCCGCCGATGCGGCATCGTCCTTCACTTACGACTTCATGGTGTCAGAACACGTGAAGGCCGGGGACATTGCCTCCGCCCGCAGGCTGTTCTACGGAATGCCCGAGAAGAGTGTCGTGTCGTACACAACCATGGTCGACGCGCTCATGAAGCGTGGGTCTGTAAGGGATGCGGTTGAGCTGTATGAACGATGCCCACTCCACTCGGTTGCCTTCTTCACAGCCATGATTTCTGGGTTTGTCCGCAATGAACTCCATAAGGATGCATTCACTGTTTTTCGAAAGATGCTAACCTGCAGTGTGAGACCTAATGTGGTTACTCTGATTTGTGTCATCAAGGCCTGTGTTGGTGCTGGTGAATTTGATCTTGCCATGGGTGTTGTGGGATTGGCAGTCAAATGCAACTTGTTTGAAAAGAGTATCGAGGTACACAATTCTTTGATCACTCTGTATCTAAGAATGGGAGATGCAGCTGCGGCACGCAGGGTGTTTGATGACATGGAGGTGAGAGATGTTGTTTCATGGACTGCATTACTTGATGTGTATGCTGACTTGGGTGACCTTGATGGAGCACGACGGGTTCTTGATGCAATGCCTGCGAGGAACGAGGTCTCCTGGGGTACATTGATTGCAAGGCATGAGCAGAAAGGTGATACTGCAGAAGCATTGAAGCTTTACAGCCAGATGCTTGCTGACGGTTGCAGGCCAAACATTTCATGCTTCTCTAGTGTGCTCAGTGCTTGTGCTACCCTTCAAGACTTAAGGGGAGGAACAAGAATACATGCCAATGCACTGAAGATGGGCTCTAGTACCAATTTGTTTGTATCCAGCTCTTTGATTGACATGTACTGCAAATGCAAGCAATGCACGTATGCTCAAAGAGTTTTTAATTCCCTCCCAGAAAAGAACACAGTATGCTGGAACTCTCTTATTTCAGGTTATAGCTGGAATGGAAAAATGGTGGAGGCAGAGGGGCTCTTCAATAAGATGCCTGCAAGGAATTCAGTTTCATGGAATACAATGATTTCTGGCTATGCAGAAAATCGACGATTTGGTGATGCACTAAATTATTTTTATGCAATGTTGGCTTCAGGACATATTCCAGGGGAAATCACCTTGTCAAGTGTTCTGCTTGCATGTGCAAACTTGTGCTCTTTAGAGATGGGGAGGATGGTTCATGCTGAGATTGTCAAGCTTGGAATCGAAGATAACATCTTTATGGGGACTGCTCTCTGTGACATGTATGCCAAGTCAGGGGATTTGGACAGCTCCAGGAGGGTGTTCTATCAAATGCCTGAGAAAAATAATATCACATGGACTGCCATGGTTCAGGGACTTGCAGAAAATGGCTTTGCTGAAGAGTCTATTTCGTTGTTTGAGGATATGATAGAAAATGGAATAGCACCAAACGAACATACATTTCTAGCTATTCTATTTGCTTGTTCCCACTGTGGTTTGGTGGAGCAAGCCATACATTATTTTGAAACAATGCAGGCACATGGCATCCCACCTAAAAGTAAACACTACACTTGCATGGTTGATGTTCTAGCTAGAGCTGGCTGTTTGCCAGAAGCCGAAGAGCTTCTCATGAAGGTTTCAAGTGAATTAGACACAAGTTCATGGTCATCTCTTCTGAGTGCTTGCAGCACTTACAGGAACAAGGAGATTGGTGAGAGGGCAGCAAAGAAACTTCATGAGTTGGAAAAGGATAATACAGCAGGCTATGTGCTACTCTCAAACATGTATGCATCTTGTGGTAAATGGAAAGATGCTGCTGAGACGAGGATACTGATGCAAGGGGCTAGCCTTAAGAAAGATGCTGGGTGCAGCTGGTTGCAATTAAGGGGACAATACCATGCCTTCTTTTCTTGGAAAGAGAAGCATCCTTTATCATTGGAAATTTATGAGATCTTGGATTTGCTGATGTTGGAACTTACTACTTGA
- the LOC103625968 gene encoding pre-mRNA-splicing factor 18 produces MDVLKRELQRKRQLLNADFGGRKIIRRAEIEARELQRIREVERQLLLQKQHRHSRPLSSPSSSSSSSSPTSAAADADADASRAESGSKESLPREEVIRRLRVLRQPATLFGEDDIARLRRLQVLIEDSGALADIDAAEIGEGQTNDFLRDIQAMRAKAATVTKPKAAGAEAERGEGDSVSIDVPFEELCDEDKITAFFRRLLDEWTQEVDGMPEAERRTAKGKAAIATCKQCTRYLDPLFKQCKKKALPSDVRQALLEVVRCCRRRDYLAAVDNYIKLAIGNSPWPIGVTMVGIHERSAREKIYTNSVAHIMNDETTRKYLQSVKRLITFCQRKYPTDPSRSVEFNSLANGSDLQSLLAQQNAKNSEETLRLVAAS; encoded by the exons ATGGACGTGCTGAAGCGCGAGCTGCAGCGCAAGCGCCAGCTCCTCAACGCCGATTTCGGCGGCCGCAAGATCATCCGCCGCGCCGAAATCGAGGCACGCGAGCTCCAGCGCATCCGCGAGGTCGAGCGCCAGCTCCTCCTCCAAAAGCAGCACAGGCATTCCCGCCCGCTGTCCTCCCCCTCCAGTTCCTCCTCAAGCTCCTCGCCCACCTCCGCAGCCGCtgacgccgacgccgacgcgTCGCGGGCAGAGAGCGGCTCCAAGGAGTCGCTCCCGAGGGAGGAGGTCATCCGGCGCCTGCGCGTGCTGCGGCAGCCGGCCACGCTCTTCGGCGAGGATGACATCGCGCGCCTCCGCCGCCTCCAGGTCCTGATCGAGGACTCCGGCGCGCTCGCCGACATCGACGCGGCGGAGATCGGGGAGGGCCAGACCAACGACTTCCTCCGCGACATCCAGGCGATGCGTGCTAAAGCTGCGACTGTCACGAAGCCCAAGGCGGCCGGCGCGGAGGCCGAGCGTGGGGAGGGCGACAGCGTATCGATAGATGTGCCGTTCGAGGAGCTCTGCGACGAGGACAAGATCACTGCGTTCTTCAGGAGACTGTTGGACGAGTGGACCCAGGAGGTGGACGGTATGCCTGAGGCGGAACGGAGGACGGCAAAAGGGAAGGCCGCGATAGCCACCTGCAAGCAGTGCACGCGATACCTCGACCCTCTGTTCAAGCAGTGCAAGAAGAAG GCTCTCCCTTCTGATGTCCGACAAGCATTGCTGGAGGTGGTCAGGTGCTGTAGGAGACGAGACTACTTGGCTGCAGTGGACAACTATATCAAGCTAGCGATAGGTAACTCGCCCTGGCCAATTGGTGTGACCATGGTTGGTATTCATGAGCGATCGGCTCGCGAAAAGATCTACACGAACAGCGTGGCTCACATCATGAATGATGAGACGACCAGAAAGTACCTGCAGTCTGTGAAGAGGCTCATAACATTCTGCCAGAGGAAGTACCCCACTGATCCATCAAGGTCGGTAGAGTTCAACAGCCTGGCAAATGGTAGCGATCTGCAGTCTCTCCTGGCGCAGCAAAACGCGAAGAATTCAGAAGAAACGCTTCGGTTAGTGGCAGCGTCATGA